Proteins encoded within one genomic window of Procambarus clarkii isolate CNS0578487 chromosome 31, FALCON_Pclarkii_2.0, whole genome shotgun sequence:
- the LOC123758738 gene encoding uncharacterized protein isoform X3, with protein MHLVEHETSTSNTCRRYDLKVTGGVALGAGVGAESAMAAGWRTALGVATGSALHSLPEAFRKTVAHVHLCLSEDLDEVFVRGVWKGGRTPTSVWTPLECQVTALGHSAYHSDGATYVLVGRVRCLLHYLSLIRRLAAKNTINITKTLYLLVPTEAVNTDVRALVVSSIPEKLNVVLLSLQHSLEETLGPRRESREGKNSVRELMFASRRADSTERMPTQFRRHDGKSELDHSQRLKRQNTASERASTNFGAQQTETTFQRSSKTRPETNKGDSISSSARLQVTLHVAESPGDGSVFFRKVGIWSWSSGLVLDGGLKATPSVNFYGRNLVMTIVYEADVSPMDFSPSLERALVVDFSEWFSRDNVIIVSQAPRPLQRPFLLLHIFSGWVWVTILIMGVSSGSFLWVLDLVLGTVRAGRKLHRRDAPVTEVHVSYLATVATILKLFVLQGSRTWSVSLSALVAASCVFLAVVSLVGVYQGFIVAFLAVPKRGPPIDSAMDLIQRLDTVIPIVRKNTVYYQFVVKFESYRPIAAKLTFHQDEFINTWGFFQLVHRGKYALIDYASCVPLASLTKLKRTSTRHLAKHSFPRGTCKLLILSRCRVHSTCWWLGIL; from the exons ATGCATCTTGTGGAGCACGAGACGTCGACTTCCAACACCTGCCGGCGTTATGACTTAAAGGTTACAG GAGGTGTGGCCCTGGGCGCTGGTGTAGGGGCTGAGAGCGCCATGGCAGCAGGGTGGCGGACAGCCCTCGGCGTAGCTACAGGCTCAGCCTTACACAGTCTTCCTGAGGCGTTCCGTAAGACCGTGGCTCATGTGCACCTCTGCTTGAGCGAAGACCTGG ACGAGGTGTTCGTGAGGGGGGTGTGGAAGGGGGGCAGGACCCCCACGAGCGTGTGGACCCCCTTGGAGTGCCAGGTCACCGCCCTGGGCCACTCAGCCTACCATAGTGACGGCGCCACCTATGTCCTGGTGGGCCGCGTCCGCTGCCTCCTCCACTATCTGTCTCTA ATCCGGAGACTGGCAGCCAAAAACACTATCAATATAACT AAAACCTTGTATCTGCTTGTGCCCACCGAGGCGGTAAACACGGACGTGAGAGCACTAGTGGTATCAAGCATCCCTGAAAAGCTGAATGTTGTGCTGCTTAGCCTTCAACATTCCCTCGAAGAAACCCTTGGGCCACGAAGAGAGAGCCGTGAAGGGAAAAACAGTGTGAGGGAGTTGATGTTCGCGAGCAGGAGAGCCGACTCGACTGAGCGAATGCCGACGCAATTCAGACGCCATGATGGGAAGAGTGAGCTTGATCATAGCCAGAGACTCAAACGCCAGAACACGGCGAGTGAGCGTGCGAGCACGAACTTTGGTGCTCAGCAGACAGAAACAACTTTTCAGCGCAGCAGCAAGACCAGACCGGAGACTAATAAGGGGGACTCTATCAGCTCCTCGGCGAGGCTTCAAGTCACCCTCCACGTGGCGGAGTCTCCTGGGGACGGCAGCGTCTTCTTCAGAAAGGTCGGAATCTGGAGCTGGTCTTCTGGGCTAGTGCTCGACGGGGGACTAAAAGCAACACCTTCGGTCAACTTCTACGGCAGGAATTTGGTTATGACCATTGTTTAT GAGGCCGACGTCTCGCCTATGGACTTCTCGCCATCACTGGAGCGGGCGCTGGTGGTAGACTTCAGCGAGTGGTTCAGTAGGGACAACGTTATCATCGTTTCACAGGCGCCCCGGCCTCTCCAACGGCCCTTCCTCCTCCTGCACATATTCTCAGGCTGG GTGTGGGTGACGATTCTGATAATGGGTGTATCTTCAGGAAGCTTCCTGTGGGTGCTGGACCTCGTGCTGGGCACCGTCCGGGCCGGCAG GAAGTTGCACCGGAGAGATGCCCCAGTGACGGAAGTCCACGTCTCCTACCTGGCCACCGTCGCCACCATCCTCAAGCTCTTCGTCCTGCAAG GGAGCAGGACCTGGAGCGTCTCCCTGTCAGCCCTGGTAGCCGCCTCCTGCGTCTTCCTGGCGGTGGTGTCGTTAGTGGGAGTCTACCAGGGCTTCATCGTCGCCTTCCTGGCGGTGCCCAAGAGGGGGCCTCCCATAGACTCAGCCATGGACCTCATCCAGAGGCTGGATACAGTCATCCCGATCGTGCGCAAGAACACGGTCTATTACCAGTTCGTTGTg AAGTTTGAGAGCTATCGCCCCATAGCGGCAAAGCTGACCTTCCATCAAGATGAGTTCATCAACACCTGGGGATTTTTTCAACTCGTTCACCGTGGAAAGTACGCGCTTATTG